A single region of the Malus sylvestris chromosome 8, drMalSylv7.2, whole genome shotgun sequence genome encodes:
- the LOC126632275 gene encoding uncharacterized protein LOC126632275, giving the protein MNIVMRQLQVDLEVLVSTTQNNSTKGIITSHHLIINAVHCKVSWIINLERIGKGGLEVQQILSERRGVGLYVSSWYKNEPQVTEHQRDLSMLNVSANLPHPLGKLFLVIVVVEVHFLKTP; this is encoded by the exons ATGAATATCGTGATGAGGCAGCTCCAAGTAGACCTAGAAGTGCTAGTTTCAACGACACAGAACAATTCTACAAAAGGCATTATTACTAGTCACCATCTTATAATAAATGCAG TACACTGTAAAGTCAGTTGGATCATAAACTTGGAAAGAATTGGCAAAGGCGGACTTGAAGTACAACAAATACTATCCGAGCGCCGTGGAGTTGGCCTCTATGTTTCTTCCTGGTACAAGAATGAACCACAAGTTACTGAACACCAACGTGATTTATCTATGCTTAATGTCAGTGCTAATCTTCCCCACCCACTGGGAAAATTGTTTCTTGTTATCGTTGTTGTTGAGGTTCATTTTCTGAAAACACCATAA